The following DNA comes from Verrucomicrobiia bacterium.
TTCGGGCAGTTGTGGCTCAAGCCCGAGGATGACAATTGGATGAGTTAATATTTTAGGAGAGCTTTGAGTTCGTTTATATACCAATGGACGTTTTGAGCTTGTCTTCCTTATTGTCTCTTTTCAACATGACAAAACTCTTATGAAAAATCCTCTCATCCAACCCTATCTTTTCTTTAACGGCAATTGCGAAGAAGCGCTCGAATTTTATAAAAATGCAGTAGGCGCAAAAGTAGAGATGCTAATGCGTTTTAAAGACAGCCCCGAGCCACCGCCTCCTGGCAGGGTTCCGTCGGGTTACGAAAATAAAGTGATGCATGCTTCCTTTCGAATTGGTGAATCGGTTCTCATGGC
Coding sequences within:
- a CDS encoding VOC family protein codes for the protein MKNPLIQPYLFFNGNCEEALEFYKNAVGAKVEMLMRFKDSPEPPPPGRVPSGYENKVMHASFRIGESVLMASDGCGESENFKGFSLSLSVATEAEAKRAFDVLAVGGQVTMPLAKTFWSPCFGMLTDRFGMGWMVNVVAEN